A portion of the Fusobacterium nucleatum genome contains these proteins:
- a CDS encoding methylaspartate mutase subunit E, translating to MPITFKKIDKEDFLEIRKNFLENYKNLDDFDLNTAIRFHKSLPDHKNFQKKIEQSVQDNKIMTQAHSKETLLEDLIKNLNTFYRVGQADFLSIIIDSHTRENHYDNAKVILEDSIKSNKSLLNGFPLINYGTKLARKIINDVEVPLQIKHGSPDARLLVEVALLSGFSAFDGGGISHNIPFSKSISLKDSLENWKYVDRLVGIYEENGIKINREIFSPLTATLVPPAISNSIQILETLLAVEQGVKNISIGVAQYGNITQDIASLLALKEHIQFYLDTFSFKDINISTVFNQWIGGFPEEELKAYSLISYSTTIALFSKTNRIFVKNIDEYAKNSLGNTMINSLLLTKTILDIGNNQKINNYEEIIFEKEQIKKETAQIIAKIFSRCDGDLRKAIIEAFEYGVLDVPFAPSKYNLGKMMPARDSEGMIRYLDIGNLPFCPLIEEFHNKKIKERSMKENREINFQMTIDDIFAMSQGKLINKKSRE from the coding sequence ATGCCAATTACATTTAAAAAAATTGATAAAGAAGATTTTCTTGAAATAAGAAAAAATTTTTTAGAAAATTATAAAAATTTAGATGATTTTGATTTAAATACTGCTATTAGATTTCATAAATCACTGCCAGATCATAAAAATTTCCAAAAAAAGATAGAACAGTCTGTACAAGATAATAAAATAATGACACAGGCACATAGTAAAGAAACACTATTAGAAGATTTAATAAAAAATTTAAATACTTTTTATAGAGTTGGACAGGCAGATTTTCTTTCAATTATAATAGATTCTCATACTAGAGAAAACCATTATGATAATGCAAAAGTTATTTTGGAAGATTCTATAAAATCTAATAAATCTCTTTTAAATGGTTTTCCATTAATAAATTATGGAACAAAATTAGCTAGAAAAATTATAAATGATGTAGAAGTTCCATTACAAATAAAACATGGCTCACCTGATGCAAGACTATTAGTTGAAGTTGCACTATTAAGTGGTTTTTCAGCTTTTGATGGCGGTGGAATTAGTCATAATATACCTTTTAGTAAATCTATTTCATTAAAAGATAGCTTAGAAAATTGGAAGTATGTAGATAGACTTGTTGGAATTTATGAAGAAAATGGAATAAAAATAAATAGAGAAATTTTTTCTCCACTTACTGCTACACTTGTTCCACCAGCAATTTCTAACTCAATACAAATTTTAGAAACTTTACTTGCTGTTGAACAAGGTGTAAAAAATATAAGTATAGGAGTTGCTCAGTATGGAAATATCACACAAGATATTGCTAGCTTACTAGCTCTTAAAGAGCACATACAATTTTATTTAGATACTTTTTCTTTTAAGGATATTAATATCTCAACTGTATTTAATCAGTGGATAGGTGGATTTCCAGAAGAGGAGCTAAAAGCCTACTCTTTAATTTCTTATTCTACAACTATTGCCTTGTTTTCTAAAACTAATAGAATATTCGTAAAAAATATAGATGAGTATGCTAAAAATTCACTAGGTAATACTATGATTAACTCACTGCTTCTAACTAAGACTATATTAGATATTGGTAATAACCAAAAAATCAATAATTATGAAGAAATAATTTTTGAAAAAGAACAAATAAAGAAGGAAACTGCTCAAATAATTGCAAAAATTTTCTCAAGATGTGATGGTGATTTAAGAAAAGCTATTATAGAAGCTTTTGAATATGGTGTGCTTGATGTTCCTTTTGCTCCTTCAAAATATAATTTAGGAAAAATGATGCCTGCAAGGGATAGTGAAGGAATGATAAGGTATTTAGATATTGGTAATTTACCTTTCTGTCCTTTGATAGAGGAATTTCATAATAAAAAAATTAAAGAAAGATCAATGAAAGAAAATAGAGAAATAAATTTTCAAATGACTATTGATGATATATTTGCAATGAGTCAAGGAAAATTAATAAATAAGAAAAGCCGTGAATAA
- the fomA gene encoding major outer membrane protein FomA has product MKKLALVLGSLLVVGSVASAKEVMPAPTPAPEKVVEYVEKPVIVYRDREVAPAWRPNGSVDVQYRWYGNVENRTPKKEDPASPWLGDNVNAGRLQTLTKVNFTEKQTLEIRTRNYHTLMNPKDSQAADDQVRVRHFYKFGKLGSSKIDVTSRLEYKQNNGDAGRKQAEASVLFDFADYIYSNNFFKADKFGFRLGYQHKWAGHNSGVVGQPFNKGTQDNYFINFESEYTLPWGFSAELNAYNYYNVHNKKFATYNKGNKKSQFYGEIEAYLYQHTPLYKTNNVELSFDFEGGYDPYTWHQYKVVSAKDSNKYEVYMLPTLQVSYKPTDFVKLYAAAGAEYRNWAVTAESKAKNWRWQPTAWAGMKVTF; this is encoded by the coding sequence ATGAAAAAATTAGCATTAGTATTAGGTTCATTATTAGTAGTTGGATCAGTTGCATCAGCTAAAGAAGTTATGCCTGCACCTACTCCAGCTCCTGAAAAAGTAGTAGAATATGTTGAAAAACCAGTTATAGTTTACAGAGACAGAGAAGTTGCTCCAGCTTGGAGACCAAATGGATCAGTTGATGTTCAATACAGATGGTATGGAAATGTAGAAAACAGAACGCCTAAAAAAGAAGACCCAGCAAGTCCTTGGTTAGGAGATAATGTAAATGCAGGAAGATTACAAACTTTAACAAAAGTAAACTTCACTGAAAAACAAACATTAGAAATAAGAACAAGAAATTATCATACTTTAATGAATCCAAAAGATTCTCAAGCAGCTGATGATCAAGTAAGAGTTAGACATTTTTATAAATTTGGTAAGTTAGGTTCTTCTAAAATTGATGTTACATCAAGATTAGAATACAAACAAAATAATGGAGATGCTGGAAGAAAACAAGCAGAAGCATCAGTATTATTTGATTTTGCTGATTATATCTATTCTAATAATTTCTTTAAAGCTGATAAATTTGGATTTAGACTTGGATATCAACATAAATGGGCAGGACATAATAGTGGAGTTGTTGGACAACCTTTCAACAAAGGTACACAAGATAACTACTTCATAAACTTTGAATCAGAATATACTTTACCATGGGGGTTCAGTGCTGAATTAAATGCTTATAACTATTATAATGTTCATAATAAAAAATTCGCAACATATAACAAAGGTAACAAGAAATCTCAATTCTATGGAGAAATTGAAGCTTACTTATATCAACACACTCCATTATACAAAACAAATAATGTAGAATTATCATTTGATTTTGAAGGAGGATATGATCCATATACTTGGCACCAATATAAAGTTGTTAGTGCAAAAGATAGCAACAAATATGAAGTTTATATGTTACCAACATTACAAGTTTCTTATAAACCAACAGATTTTGTAAAACTATATGCTGCAGCTGGTGCTGAATATAGAAACTGGGCAGTTACAGCTGAATCTAAAGCTAAAAACTGGAGATGGCAACCAACTGCTTGGGCTGGTATGAAAGTTACTTTCTAA
- a CDS encoding short-chain fatty acid transporter produces MESVKERKGIFKRFTSMCVRVMERWLPDPFIFCALLTFIVFIGAIFLTKATPLQVVGFWADGFWSLLSFSMQMALVLVTGHTLASSRLFKKMLSTFASGIKGPKQAILIVSIVSGIACALNWGFGLVIGALFAKEIAKKVKGVDYRLLIASAYTGFLVWHGGLSGSIPLQLASGGEGLAKQTAGVVTEAIPTSQTLFSPMNIFIIVGLLIIVPLLNMAMFPSKDEIVEVDPKLLVEPEEVVMDTSKMTPAERVENSSAVSILLSIMGFVYIGYYLKTKGFALNLNLVNFIFLFLGILLHGTPRRYLNALAEATKGAGGILLQFPFYAGIMGIMVGADADGMSLAKLMSNFFVSISTEKTFPVFSFISAGVVNFFVPSGGGQWAVQAPIVMPAGQAIGVSAAKSAMAIAWGDAWTNMIQPFWALPALGIAGLGAKDIMGYCLIVTVVSGIFICTGFLLF; encoded by the coding sequence ATGGAAAGTGTAAAAGAAAGAAAAGGAATCTTTAAGAGATTTACTTCAATGTGTGTGCGTGTTATGGAAAGATGGCTTCCAGATCCATTTATATTTTGTGCTTTGTTAACTTTTATAGTGTTTATAGGAGCTATATTTCTTACAAAAGCAACTCCTTTACAAGTAGTTGGATTTTGGGCTGATGGTTTTTGGTCTTTACTTTCTTTCTCAATGCAAATGGCATTAGTTTTGGTTACAGGGCATACTTTGGCAAGTTCCAGATTATTTAAAAAGATGTTGTCAACATTTGCTTCTGGAATAAAAGGACCAAAACAAGCAATACTTATTGTATCAATAGTTTCAGGAATAGCTTGTGCATTAAACTGGGGTTTTGGACTTGTTATAGGAGCTTTATTTGCAAAAGAAATTGCAAAAAAAGTGAAAGGAGTAGATTATAGACTTCTTATAGCTTCAGCTTACACAGGATTCTTAGTATGGCATGGTGGATTATCAGGTTCTATTCCATTACAACTTGCAAGTGGAGGAGAAGGATTAGCAAAACAAACAGCAGGAGTAGTAACAGAAGCTATACCAACAAGTCAAACTTTATTTTCACCAATGAATATTTTTATAATTGTTGGACTTTTAATAATAGTACCTTTGTTGAATATGGCAATGTTCCCAAGTAAAGATGAAATTGTTGAAGTTGATCCAAAATTATTAGTGGAACCAGAAGAAGTTGTTATGGATACTTCAAAAATGACACCAGCAGAAAGAGTTGAAAATAGTAGTGCAGTATCTATTTTACTTTCAATTATGGGCTTTGTATACATAGGATATTATTTAAAGACAAAAGGATTTGCATTAAATCTTAATTTAGTAAACTTTATATTCTTATTCTTAGGAATTTTATTACATGGAACTCCAAGAAGATATTTGAATGCACTAGCAGAAGCAACAAAAGGTGCAGGAGGAATATTACTACAATTTCCATTTTATGCAGGTATCATGGGAATAATGGTAGGAGCAGATGCAGATGGAATGTCTCTTGCAAAACTTATGTCTAATTTCTTTGTAAGTATATCTACTGAAAAAACATTCCCAGTATTTTCATTTATAAGTGCTGGAGTAGTAAATTTCTTTGTTCCATCAGGTGGAGGACAATGGGCAGTTCAAGCTCCAATAGTAATGCCAGCAGGACAAGCAATTGGTGTATCAGCAGCAAAGTCAGCTATGGCAATAGCTTGGGGAGATGCTTGGACAAATATGATACAACCATTCTGGGCTTTACCAGCATTAGGAATAGCAGGTTTGGGAGCTAAAGATATAATGGGTTATTGTCTGATAGTAACTGTTGTATCAGGAATATTTATTTGTACAGGTTTCTTATTATTCTAA
- a CDS encoding Na+/H+ antiporter NhaC family protein: MFKRLWYGLQNFGSISLPGKVGVVIGVLIILGILYGIVTSKKFRDAFLKLSPVIILAELMMDEFDALLAAPIATIYASFVAMLLTKQKFNGIVDHAIDNVKEIQVALFILMAAYAMAEAFMSTGVGASLILIALKVGITAKTVAVVGAIVTSILSIATGTSWGTFAACAPIFLWLNHIVGGNILLTTAAIAGGACFGDNIGLISDTTIVSSGIQKVEVVRRIRHQGVWSALVLLSGIIVFAIAGFTMDLPSTVGDPAEAINSIPADVWTALAEKRESAVKLLEQVRSGVPLYMAIPLIIVLALAFMGTQTFICLFAGLFFAYIFGMMAGTVTSTMDYLDMMMGGFASAGSWVIVMMMWVAAFGGIMKSMNAFEPISKLLSRISGSVRQLMFYNGLLCVFGNATLADEMAQIVTIGPIIKEMVEDNVEGSEEDLYTLRLRNATFSDAMGVFGSQLIPWHVYIAFYMGIATIVYPLHEFVAIDIIKYNFIAMVAVASILILTLTGLDRFIPLFKLPSEPAVRLKKQK, encoded by the coding sequence ATGTTTAAAAGGTTATGGTATGGATTACAAAATTTTGGCTCAATTTCATTACCAGGTAAAGTTGGTGTAGTCATTGGGGTTCTTATTATTCTTGGAATACTTTATGGAATAGTAACAAGTAAAAAATTTAGAGATGCTTTTTTAAAACTAAGTCCAGTTATTATTTTAGCTGAACTAATGATGGATGAATTTGATGCACTACTTGCTGCACCAATTGCAACTATTTATGCTTCTTTTGTTGCAATGCTTTTAACAAAGCAAAAATTTAATGGCATTGTTGACCATGCAATAGATAATGTAAAAGAAATTCAAGTTGCATTGTTTATCTTGATGGCAGCTTATGCAATGGCAGAAGCATTTATGTCAACAGGGGTTGGAGCCTCTCTTATCCTAATTGCATTGAAAGTGGGAATTACAGCTAAGACTGTTGCAGTTGTAGGAGCCATTGTTACATCAATACTATCAATAGCAACTGGAACAAGTTGGGGAACATTTGCAGCCTGTGCACCTATATTTTTGTGGTTAAACCATATAGTTGGTGGAAATATTTTATTGACAACAGCAGCTATAGCAGGAGGAGCTTGTTTTGGAGATAATATAGGACTTATTTCGGATACTACAATAGTAAGTTCTGGTATCCAAAAGGTTGAAGTTGTAAGAAGAATTAGACACCAAGGTGTATGGTCAGCATTAGTTTTGTTATCAGGGATAATAGTGTTTGCAATCGCTGGATTTACAATGGATCTACCTTCAACAGTAGGAGATCCTGCTGAAGCAATTAATAGTATTCCAGCTGATGTATGGACAGCACTTGCTGAAAAAAGAGAATCAGCAGTAAAATTATTGGAACAAGTTAGAAGTGGAGTTCCTTTATACATGGCTATACCATTAATAATAGTTTTAGCTTTAGCTTTTATGGGAACACAAACATTTATTTGTCTATTTGCCGGACTATTCTTTGCTTATATCTTTGGAATGATGGCAGGAACTGTTACAAGTACTATGGACTATTTAGATATGATGATGGGTGGTTTTGCATCTGCTGGTAGTTGGGTAATAGTTATGATGATGTGGGTTGCAGCTTTTGGTGGAATAATGAAGAGTATGAATGCCTTTGAACCTATATCAAAATTATTATCTAGAATTTCAGGAAGTGTAAGACAATTAATGTTCTACAATGGGCTTTTATGCGTATTTGGAAATGCTACTCTTGCAGATGAAATGGCTCAAATTGTTACAATAGGACCAATCATTAAAGAAATGGTTGAAGATAATGTCGAAGGTTCAGAAGAAGATTTATATACATTGAGATTAAGAAATGCAACATTTAGTGATGCTATGGGTGTATTTGGATCTCAACTTATTCCTTGGCATGTATATATAGCTTTCTATATGGGAATTGCTACAATAGTTTATCCTTTACATGAATTTGTAGCAATAGATATTATAAAATATAACTTTATAGCTATGGTAGCAGTGGCAAGTATATTAATTTTAACTTTAACTGGTTTAGATAGATTTATACCATTATTTAAATTACCATCAGAACCAGCTGTAAGATTAAAAAAACAAAAATAA
- a CDS encoding 3-oxoacid CoA-transferase subunit B: MEMDKNLVREVIAKRVAQEFHDGYVVNLGIGLPTLVANYVGDMDVIFQSENGCIGVGPAPEKGKEDPYLVNAGAGFITAAKGAMFFDSAYSFGIIRGGHVDATVLGALEVDEKGNLANWMIPGKKVPGMGGAMDLVVGAKKVIVAMEHTSNGAIKILKECKLPLTAVGVVDLIITEKAVFEVTDKGLVLKEITPYSSLEDIKATTAADFIIADDLKK; this comes from the coding sequence ATGGAAATGGATAAAAATTTAGTTAGAGAAGTTATTGCAAAAAGAGTTGCACAAGAGTTTCATGATGGATATGTTGTAAATTTAGGAATAGGGTTACCTACATTAGTTGCTAATTATGTTGGTGATATGGATGTTATTTTTCAAAGTGAAAATGGTTGTATAGGTGTTGGACCAGCTCCTGAAAAAGGAAAAGAAGATCCTTACTTAGTTAATGCTGGAGCAGGATTTATAACTGCTGCAAAAGGAGCTATGTTCTTTGATTCTGCTTATTCTTTTGGAATAATAAGAGGAGGACACGTTGACGCTACTGTTCTAGGAGCATTGGAAGTAGATGAAAAAGGAAATCTTGCTAACTGGATGATTCCTGGAAAAAAAGTTCCTGGAATGGGTGGAGCAATGGACTTAGTTGTTGGAGCTAAAAAAGTTATTGTTGCTATGGAACATACATCTAATGGAGCAATAAAAATATTAAAAGAATGTAAATTACCTTTAACAGCTGTTGGAGTTGTAGATTTAATAATAACAGAAAAAGCAGTTTTTGAAGTAACAGATAAAGGTTTAGTTTTAAAAGAAATTACTCCTTATTCTTCATTAGAAGATATTAAAGCAACAACAGCAGCAGATTTTATAATTGCTGATGACTTAAAAAAATAA
- a CDS encoding CoA transferase subunit A yields MKQKIVSMEEAISHVKDGMTVHIGGFIACGTPESIITALIEKGVKDLTIVANDTGLIDKGIGRLVVNNQVKKVIASHIGTNPETGRRMQSGEMEVELVPQGTLAERVRAAGYGLGGILTPTGLGTIVQEGKQIINVDGKDYLLEKPIKADVALIFGTKVDELGNVICEKTTKNFNPLMATAADVVIVEALEIVPAGSLSPEHLDISRIFIDYIVKSK; encoded by the coding sequence ATGAAACAAAAAATAGTTTCAATGGAAGAAGCAATATCTCACGTTAAAGATGGAATGACTGTTCATATTGGTGGCTTTATAGCTTGTGGAACTCCAGAATCAATAATTACAGCTCTTATAGAAAAAGGTGTAAAAGACTTAACAATAGTAGCTAATGATACTGGTCTTATAGATAAAGGTATTGGAAGATTAGTAGTTAATAATCAAGTTAAAAAAGTAATAGCAAGTCATATAGGAACAAATCCAGAAACTGGAAGAAGAATGCAATCTGGTGAAATGGAAGTTGAATTAGTTCCACAAGGAACTCTTGCTGAAAGAGTTAGAGCAGCAGGTTATGGGTTGGGAGGAATTTTAACTCCAACTGGCCTAGGAACTATTGTTCAAGAAGGAAAACAAATTATAAATGTTGATGGAAAAGATTATTTATTAGAAAAACCTATTAAAGCAGATGTAGCATTAATATTTGGTACAAAAGTTGATGAATTAGGAAATGTTATTTGTGAAAAAACTACGAAGAACTTTAATCCATTGATGGCAACAGCAGCAGATGTTGTTATAGTAGAAGCTCTTGAAATTGTTCCAGCAGGCTCATTAAGTCCAGAACATTTGGATATATCAAGAATATTTATAGACTACATAGTTAAAAGTAAATAA
- a CDS encoding LysE/ArgO family amino acid transporter: MEKYLQGFLMGLAYVAPIGVQNLFVINSAITQKRSKALLIALIVIFFDVTLAFACFFGIGLLIDKLEWLKLIILLVGSLVIIYIGQGLLRSKSELKKNDNMDIPLLKAITSACVVTWFNPQAIIDGTMMLGAFRATLSSEAGIYFILGVTSASFCWFMGLSIFISLFSHKFNDKVLKVINIVCGLVIIFYGVKLLLNFYKMFIHYIY; the protein is encoded by the coding sequence ATGGAGAAATATTTACAAGGTTTTTTAATGGGACTTGCCTATGTTGCTCCAATAGGAGTGCAAAATTTATTTGTAATAAACTCTGCAATTACCCAAAAGAGAAGTAAAGCATTGTTAATTGCTTTAATTGTAATATTTTTTGATGTAACACTGGCATTTGCTTGTTTCTTTGGAATAGGACTTTTAATAGATAAGTTAGAGTGGTTGAAATTAATTATTCTACTTGTAGGAAGTTTAGTTATAATCTATATAGGTCAAGGACTTTTAAGAAGTAAGAGTGAACTTAAAAAAAATGATAATATGGATATACCTTTATTAAAAGCAATAACATCTGCCTGTGTTGTAACATGGTTTAATCCACAAGCTATTATTGATGGGACTATGATGCTTGGAGCATTTAGAGCAACTCTTTCAAGTGAAGCTGGAATATACTTTATATTAGGAGTAACATCTGCATCCTTTTGTTGGTTTATGGGTTTAAGCATTTTTATATCATTATTTAGTCATAAATTTAATGATAAAGTACTTAAAGTAATTAATATAGTTTGTGGTTTGGTAATAATTTTTTATGGAGTAAAGTTACTATTAAATTTTTATAAGATGTTTATTCATTATATATATTAA
- the kamD gene encoding lysine 5,6-aminomutase subunit alpha translates to MGKLDLDWGLVKEARESAKKIAADAQVFIDAHSTVTVERTICRLLGIDGVDEFGVPLPNVIVDFIKDNGNISLGVAKYIGNAMIETKLQPQEIAEKVAKKELDITKMQWHDDFDIQLALKDITHSTVERIKANRKAREDYLEQFGGDKKGPYIYVIVATGNIYEDVTQAVAAARQGADVVAVIRTTGQSLLDFVPFGATTEGFGGTMATQENFRIMRKALDDVGVELGRYIRLCNYCSGLCMPEIAAMGALERLDMMLNDALYGILFRDINMKRTLVDQFFSRIINGFAGVIINTGEDNYLTTADAIEEAHTVLASQFINEQFALVAGLPEEQMGLGHAFEMEPGTENGFLLELAQAQMAREIFPKAPLKYMPPTKFMTGNIFKGHIQDALFNIVTITTGQKVHLLGMLTEAIHTPFMSDRALSIENARYIFNNLKDFGNDIEFKKGGIMNTRAQEVLKKAAELLKTIETMGIFKTIEKGVFGGVRRPIDGGKGLAGVFEKDNTYFNPFIPLMLGGDR, encoded by the coding sequence ATGGGAAAATTGGATCTTGATTGGGGACTTGTTAAGGAAGCTCGTGAATCTGCAAAAAAGATAGCAGCTGACGCTCAAGTTTTCATAGATGCACACAGTACAGTTACAGTTGAAAGAACAATTTGTAGATTATTAGGTATAGATGGTGTTGATGAGTTTGGCGTTCCATTACCAAATGTAATTGTAGACTTCATAAAAGATAATGGAAATATTAGTTTAGGAGTTGCAAAATATATTGGGAATGCAATGATAGAAACTAAACTTCAACCACAAGAAATAGCTGAAAAAGTTGCTAAAAAAGAATTGGATATAACAAAAATGCAATGGCATGATGATTTTGATATACAATTAGCTTTAAAAGATATAACTCATTCAACTGTTGAAAGAATAAAAGCTAATAGAAAAGCAAGAGAAGACTATTTAGAACAATTTGGTGGAGATAAAAAAGGGCCTTATATCTATGTAATAGTTGCGACAGGAAATATTTATGAAGATGTTACTCAAGCAGTTGCAGCAGCAAGACAAGGTGCTGATGTTGTTGCAGTTATAAGAACAACAGGACAATCTCTACTAGACTTCGTACCTTTTGGAGCAACAACAGAAGGTTTCGGAGGAACAATGGCAACACAAGAAAATTTCAGAATAATGAGAAAAGCTCTTGATGATGTTGGAGTTGAATTAGGTAGATATATAAGATTATGTAACTATTGTTCTGGACTTTGTATGCCTGAAATAGCAGCAATGGGGGCATTAGAAAGATTAGATATGATGCTTAATGACGCTCTATATGGAATATTATTTAGAGATATAAATATGAAAAGAACATTAGTTGACCAATTTTTTTCAAGAATAATAAATGGCTTCGCTGGAGTTATAATAAATACAGGAGAAGATAACTATTTAACAACAGCTGATGCCATAGAAGAAGCTCATACAGTTTTAGCCTCTCAATTTATTAATGAACAATTTGCATTGGTAGCTGGTTTACCAGAAGAACAAATGGGACTTGGACATGCTTTTGAAATGGAACCAGGAACAGAAAATGGGTTCTTATTAGAACTTGCCCAAGCACAAATGGCAAGAGAAATATTCCCTAAAGCACCTTTAAAATATATGCCACCTACTAAATTTATGACAGGAAATATATTTAAGGGGCATATACAAGATGCATTATTTAATATTGTAACTATAACAACAGGGCAAAAAGTTCATTTATTAGGAATGCTTACAGAAGCTATCCATACACCTTTTATGTCAGATAGAGCATTATCAATAGAAAATGCTAGATACATTTTCAATAACTTAAAAGATTTTGGAAATGACATAGAATTCAAAAAAGGTGGAATAATGAACACAAGAGCTCAAGAAGTTCTTAAAAAAGCAGCTGAATTATTAAAGACAATAGAAACAATGGGTATCTTCAAAACGATAGAAAAAGGTGTGTTTGGTGGAGTTAGAAGACCTATTGATGGTGGAAAAGGACTTGCTGGAGTTTTTGAAAAGGATAATACATATTTCAATCCTTTCATTCCATTAATGTTAGGAGGGGATAGATAA
- the kamE gene encoding lysine 5,6-aminomutase subunit beta, whose protein sequence is MSSGLYSTEKRDFDTTLDLTQIRPYGDTMNDGKVQMSFTLPVACNEKGIEAALQLARKMGFVNPAVAFSEALDKEFSFYVVYGATSFSVDYTAIKVQALEIDTMDMHECEKYIEENFGREVVMVGASTGTDAHTVGIDAIMNMKGYAGHYGLERYKGVRAYNLGSQVPNEEFIKKAIELKADALLVSQTVTQKDVHIENLTNLVELLEAEGLRDKIILIAGGARITNDLAKELGYDAGFGPGKYADDVATFILKEMVQRGMNK, encoded by the coding sequence ATGAGTTCAGGATTATATTCAACAGAAAAAAGAGATTTTGATACAACGCTTGATTTAACACAAATTAGACCTTATGGAGATACAATGAATGATGGTAAAGTCCAAATGAGTTTTACTTTACCAGTTGCTTGTAATGAAAAAGGAATAGAAGCAGCTTTACAACTTGCAAGAAAAATGGGATTTGTTAATCCAGCAGTAGCTTTTTCAGAAGCACTTGATAAAGAATTTTCTTTCTATGTAGTATATGGGGCAACTTCTTTTAGTGTAGATTATACTGCTATAAAAGTACAAGCTCTAGAAATAGATACTATGGATATGCATGAATGTGAAAAATATATAGAAGAAAATTTTGGAAGAGAAGTTGTAATGGTCGGAGCAAGTACAGGAACAGACGCTCATACAGTTGGAATTGATGCCATTATGAATATGAAAGGTTATGCAGGACATTATGGACTAGAAAGATATAAGGGAGTGAGAGCTTATAACCTTGGAAGCCAAGTTCCTAATGAAGAATTTATTAAAAAAGCAATAGAATTAAAAGCAGATGCACTATTGGTATCTCAAACTGTAACACAAAAAGATGTACATATAGAAAATTTAACTAACTTAGTTGAATTATTGGAAGCAGAAGGTTTAAGAGATAAGATAATTTTGATTGCAGGTGGAGCAAGAATAACTAATGATTTAGCAAAAGAATTAGGTTATGATGCAGGATTTGGACCAGGAAAATATGCTGATGATGTTGCAACATTTATCTTAAAAGAAATGGTTCAAAGAGGTATGAATAAATAA